From Nguyenibacter vanlangensis, one genomic window encodes:
- a CDS encoding efflux transporter outer membrane subunit, producing MRMKNQGTGRAGLLLGAAGLLAACTVGPRYQPDRMAIPARFAEDGHAATPAEIARTTAEMKDWWHRFGDAELDRLVDRAIAGNYDLRIAGQRILAERALRDAQASAWYPQIDAGTVAGDSRYSINIDNWPIRPGNPANRPEASYLSYGVSASWQLDVFGRIRRSVEAQERAVEETVEDRRAVLMTMLSELAGDYMVLRDTQLRLQIAERNIRVAQDARDLAQRLYQQGVGTTLQVAQAQSELETQIAAREPLRTHIAQITHALDVLMGQMPGTSAAALEQPGPLPRVPDFPATVPSVVLANRPDIRRAERAYAEATARIGVAVAQLYPNFSIPLSFNPNASAMYQLFETGALSWQFFMMASLPLMHGGKLTAQVRAAQAAAEASRLAYRRTVLQAFCEVEDAMAAWHDDVEHTEWLHRAAQDSALASDRARRLYGAGLVGFLDVLTTERTALAAENAEAVARLERLQDAVALYTAIGAGWQGVPLTASALPVSLETQHALARAFQQ from the coding sequence ATGAGAATGAAGAACCAGGGGACCGGCAGGGCCGGCCTGCTGCTGGGGGCGGCGGGCCTGCTGGCGGCCTGCACGGTGGGGCCGCGCTATCAGCCCGACCGCATGGCGATCCCCGCGCGCTTTGCCGAGGACGGCCATGCCGCGACGCCGGCGGAGATCGCCCGCACCACGGCCGAGATGAAGGATTGGTGGCATCGTTTCGGCGATGCCGAACTGGACCGGCTGGTGGACCGGGCGATCGCGGGCAATTACGATCTGCGCATCGCCGGCCAGCGCATCCTGGCCGAGCGGGCGCTGCGCGATGCCCAGGCCTCGGCCTGGTATCCGCAGATCGACGCCGGCACCGTGGCGGGCGACAGCCGCTATTCGATCAATATCGACAACTGGCCGATCCGGCCGGGCAATCCGGCGAACCGGCCCGAGGCGTCGTACCTGTCCTATGGGGTCAGCGCCAGTTGGCAGCTCGACGTGTTCGGGCGGATCCGCCGCAGCGTCGAGGCGCAGGAGCGCGCGGTGGAGGAGACGGTCGAGGACCGGCGCGCGGTGCTGATGACCATGCTGTCGGAACTGGCCGGCGACTACATGGTGCTGCGCGACACGCAATTGCGGCTGCAGATCGCCGAGCGCAACATCCGGGTGGCGCAGGACGCCCGCGACCTGGCGCAGCGGCTGTATCAGCAGGGGGTGGGCACCACGCTGCAGGTCGCGCAGGCGCAGTCCGAACTGGAGACGCAGATCGCGGCGCGCGAGCCGCTGCGCACCCATATCGCGCAGATCACCCATGCGCTGGACGTGCTGATGGGACAGATGCCCGGCACCAGCGCGGCGGCGCTGGAACAGCCGGGGCCGCTGCCGCGCGTGCCGGATTTTCCGGCGACGGTGCCGTCGGTCGTGCTGGCCAACCGGCCGGACATCCGCCGGGCCGAACGGGCCTATGCCGAGGCGACGGCGCGGATCGGGGTTGCGGTGGCGCAGCTCTATCCGAATTTCAGCATCCCGCTGAGCTTCAACCCGAACGCGTCGGCGATGTATCAGCTGTTCGAGACCGGGGCGCTGAGCTGGCAGTTCTTCATGATGGCGTCGCTGCCGCTGATGCATGGCGGCAAGCTGACGGCGCAGGTGCGCGCGGCGCAGGCGGCGGCGGAGGCCAGCCGCCTGGCCTATCGCCGGACGGTGCTGCAGGCGTTCTGCGAGGTCGAGGACGCGATGGCGGCCTGGCATGACGACGTGGAACACACCGAATGGCTGCACCGCGCGGCGCAGGACAGCGCGCTGGCCAGCGACCGGGCGCGCCGGCTGTATGGCGCCGGGCTGGTGGGCTTTCTGGACGTGCTGACCACCGAGCGCACCGCGCTGGCCGCCGAGAACGCCGAGGCCGTCGCCCGGCTG
- a CDS encoding HlyD family secretion protein → MPLLRNLIRVVLTLAVVVLAIVLGMDLWDTYMIAPWTRDGRVRVYVVDVAPEVPGTVVQVPVVDNQFVHRGDPLFVLDPVRFHLAVREAQARLDGALEELKLKQSDAKRRMGLGGIVSAEEQERFNSGVATQIAAVDAARAALDLAKLNLQRSVLYAPVNGYVTNLNLRVGDYATAGQPRLAVIDADSFWVNGYFEETKMWGVHVGDAARVKLMGYKPILPGHVVSIARGINDQNGNPDRLGLQDVNPIFTWVRLAQRIPVRIHLDRVPDSVTLAAGMTCTVTVGPETPGQRGRLTTWLQDHL, encoded by the coding sequence ATGCCCCTGCTGCGTAATCTGATCCGGGTGGTGCTGACCCTGGCGGTCGTCGTTCTGGCGATCGTGCTGGGGATGGATCTGTGGGACACGTATATGATCGCGCCATGGACCCGCGACGGGCGGGTGCGGGTCTATGTCGTCGACGTGGCGCCGGAGGTGCCGGGCACGGTGGTGCAGGTGCCGGTGGTGGACAACCAGTTCGTGCACAGGGGCGACCCGCTGTTCGTGCTGGATCCGGTGCGCTTCCACCTGGCGGTGCGCGAGGCGCAGGCGCGGCTGGACGGCGCGCTGGAGGAACTGAAGCTGAAGCAGAGCGATGCGAAGCGCCGGATGGGGCTGGGCGGCATCGTGTCGGCCGAGGAGCAGGAGCGGTTCAATTCCGGCGTGGCGACGCAGATCGCCGCGGTGGATGCGGCGCGCGCGGCGCTGGACCTGGCGAAGCTGAACCTGCAGCGCTCGGTGCTGTATGCGCCGGTCAACGGCTATGTCACCAACCTGAACCTGCGGGTGGGGGATTACGCGACGGCGGGCCAGCCGCGGCTGGCGGTGATCGATGCCGATTCCTTCTGGGTGAACGGGTATTTCGAGGAAACCAAGATGTGGGGCGTGCATGTCGGCGACGCCGCGCGCGTCAAGCTGATGGGCTACAAGCCGATCCTGCCCGGCCATGTCGTGTCGATCGCGCGCGGCATCAACGACCAGAACGGCAATCCGGACCGGCTGGGGCTGCAGGACGTCAATCCGATCTTCACCTGGGTGCGGCTGGCGCAGCGCATCCCGGTGCGCATCCACCTCGACCGGGTGCCGGACAGCGTCACGCTGGCGGCGGGCATGACCTGCACGGTGACGGTGGGGCCGGAGACGCCCGGCCAGCGCGGGCGGCTGACCACCTGGCTGCAAGACCATCTGTGA
- a CDS encoding DUF1656 domain-containing protein, whose product MLSEFDLFGVFMAPIVVYAVAAFPVTMAIRFVLWWTGLMGWFWHLALFEVALYACVLCFLILYV is encoded by the coding sequence ATGCTGAGCGAATTTGACCTGTTTGGCGTGTTTATGGCGCCGATCGTGGTGTATGCGGTTGCGGCGTTTCCGGTGACGATGGCGATCCGCTTTGTGCTGTGGTGGACGGGGCTGATGGGGTGGTTCTGGCACCTGGCGCTGTTCGAGGTGGCGCTGTACGCGTGCGTGCTGTGTTTTCTGATTTTGTATGTCTGA